The Apium graveolens cultivar Ventura chromosome 10, ASM990537v1, whole genome shotgun sequence nucleotide sequence TGATTctatttttttgaaattattgttcaacgatccaactgtatggatgattttacctactatttttagagatgtgtaaattttttcttaaaaaattagattttatatcgtgtgcTTTTAATAGTCAAACCACTGTTAATACGGGTTCCCATTAACTAGTCTTGTCCCGAATGCAGgttctatttttttaaattctAGTTCGACGATCAAATTACTGTAAACTTCATTTTATATAATTACTGTGATATAATTTGATATAAACTTCATTACTGTAAAATATAAGTACTTTTGTTTATTACAGATTTTTAATAATCTTAtgttttttattatataattaaaataaatatattttttataattataaaagcTAAGTTCTTAatcaaaaaaaaatctgaaaatttatATTATAATGAAATTATATAGGCTGctaatattatttttcaattttatataatttaaaaccTTAATTCAACAAGTTAATGGGATACTTAATGAATTTAATTCTTATTAtaaattcaatatttaaaaataacaaaaaaaattagTTAAAAAAGGGTACAAAGGTCCAATCTAAGCTGGTATATTATAAACTATGAAGTATAGATAGATTAGTTGGGCCTGTAAAATTAGGTATTTATTTGACCCCCATCACATTGCATTTCAGCCCAACATGTGTAGGAAAGCCCAACCCAATCTTAAAAGGGAGGGGGTTGTATATAAAATAGGGCTAAAACTCCTAAAATCAAAAGTCAGCCGCTCATACTCATACTCTCCAGAGGCAAATTCAAAGGTAACAATCAAACCATAACACATCAATCTTCAATTCATATATCATATTCTTATTCAACACACAATTAATCATGAATGTTTGCTTTGTATATAATTGCAGCAGCAGAAGAACaatataattttcagaaaatggTGGCCTATGCAGCAGTGAAGCCGGCGACAAAGCCAGGGAACGAAGAATCTAAGGATCCCATTCTAATGGGAAAACAACATGTAATATAATTGTTGGAAAATCGATTGCTATAGATCTAAAATCAAGATTAGCTGATGAAATCAACAAAATGAGCAATAGTATTGGGAAATGCCCTGGATTGGGTATTGTCTTGGGGGGTCAAAGGCAGGATTCACAGACTTTTATTTGACTTAAATTACGGGCTTGTCAGGAAGTTGATTGTGCAGCTTCCgctattttaaataatttttttgactatgtttgaaaccctaatttatgaattgtttttttttatttagtttttattAGTGTTTGAGTTGTTGATAAGtgtgttttgttgtttgattgtGTAATTGGATGATTTGGGTGATGTGTAAGGATTTATGATATTGTTGCCCTCTGCATAatcatttttaatataaattttaaattctgGTTGGACCATTTGCTTTAATTGATTAGATATTGTCAATTGACTGTTCTTGCTCCATTTTTTCTTTCATGATTATACTTTGTTTTTAAAAGAAAGAGCATGGACTTTGTACACAAGATTCCTAATTTTAAGTGTCTATATCTGATATGGAGTTAATCTCCCTCATCCCAAAAAGCCTTGAACCTGATAGAGGcctttgataattattgtgaAGCACCATTTATTTATCATCATTTTGTAAAACCTCATTGTAAGATGCCGAGTCAAACTGGCTCTCTATATATATTTCAATGTAATATCTTTTCCTAGAAATAAGCTTATCATCGCATTTGCTGTAAtaaagtttttttttaattttatgtaCAGTTACTTTGGTGTTCTTATGGCATATGGACGCCTTGTGGATGTAAGTGGACTTCACTTTTGCACTTTAGTGAATCTTTACTTAGAGTTTTCATTTCACCGGATCTTGATTTACTTTCTGTTTTTATCTTATAATGCACACTCAGTTCCTAGGAGAGCAGAAGGTGGGATGTGCAACAAATATTAATCAGAATAGGATTCTGCCATTGTATAAAGAATCTGCCTTTTATCCTTATTTGGTTGCCACTACGAACTGGGTGCTTGGAAAATTTTCTTCTTGTATTCCTGAAGTGAGTAATTTCTTACTTGTTACTTGTGTTAAACATATGATCCAATTAAACCCTCCTAAGCCCATCCTTTCGGCTACTTGTATACTAGGGTGTAATTTTAATCCTCATGTGAGTTTGATTCTTGCTTCTTTAGGACATGAGTGCACACGTCTATTCTTCACTATTTAAAGCTTTGGCATTGCTAGATATGGGGGATATTTCTTGTTATCCTGTGCGAGTGCCTGCTGCTGGTACCATTGCTGAACTTATTGAGGTATGTGGCAGTGTACGTGGTATGTCCTGAATATTATTTTGTCgcatatttttataatttttaatttcttAATCATTTATCATTGCTCTGTGCCTTTGTTCTCGTATGAATGAGTACCTGCCACCTGAATGGTTACATGTCCTTCAAGTAATCGCTTGTAGGAttagtgatgaagatgaagaaagcTCAATTTTGTTTCAACTTCCTTTTACTTTGGTGGAGGCTGGAGGTGAGAGTGAAGCTGCTACACAACTTTCTACTCAGAAAATGCATTTTGTTGAGCAGGTTTGTTTCAAGACTACGATACCACTTTTATGATTCACACAATATATGTGTGTGTCTTTGTGTGTGTATATCTATGTGTGTATATTTGTGAGTAAAATGATGGTCTGCTACTGACTGTACAAGTTATGAAATTTTGTTTTATCCTTACAATTGGGAATTGGAGGGAAACAAATGAAGATGAGGGGTGCGGGACCATGTTTACAACATTTAAACTGTTTATTATTTCAAATTAAATTAATTGTCTGTTGATCACATCTGTTTACTCATGATTATCTGCAAGTTTATATTGCACAAATATAAAACACAAAGTCCAATATGTTAAATACTTAAaattcaataatataattttgagTACACAAAACAATTTATTAACTTAAATGGAAAATCAACCGTTTTGTTTGGAATTTGAACAACTTTACTGTGTTATGTATAGTGAGCCGAAAATCATAATTTATTAAGCGCATTTTATAGTATTTTACTGTTTGTGGCTTATATGAAACAGTGTAATTAGCTATTCAAGTTCACAGGTTTAGAAATCTCCATTTTTTCTTGAATTTGTCAGTGTTTTAGATTGCACAGAGAAGAAAGTAGCATATATATTTCTTTGTcctttcctgacttgttcatCCTAAACAATGAAGTATATGAAGTACAACAAAAATATCACAGGATCACAATGTTTGACAAAATAAGTTTTACCCAAATTTTAACATCTTCCAAGAGTTTCTAATCTTAGTTTCTTACTTCTACAGGTTCTCTCATATTATCGATATTTCTCAATGCTAGATATTTAGTTCCACTCCATTGCTGCTTGAGTAAGAAAAGAAAATGAGCTGCACAAGTTAAAAGTAGATGATGTgagtatatttagaaaaatgaGCTTGGCTAAGACTTGTGAAACAAGTGGTTAGTTATAAACATTGTTTATATGATATgtttttggtttgatttttgaatATGAAATGTTTGTAAAGAAAAGAAGTGACTTGAACTAAACATGTGCTCCTTTTATTTTAACCACTGGTTCTTATTTgtttagatgatcttaaattaATTTTCTAAGAGTAAATCCAACATATTACATATTTAGTTTGAATTTGTAGTTAGATTTTTGGTGTTCTCAAGCTGTAAGATTACGAGGCATTGTAGAGCTAAGCTGGAACCGCAATACTGGAAAAAATGAAAGAGCAACCTTCAAATTAACTTTGCAGATACTTAAGGTTGGGTTCAACAAGTGTGGATCTCAACTATAGAGATCATCTAGGAAAGTACGCACTAGCTACAGTTCAACAGGGATTAGCGGCGGAAGCAGATGTTAATAGGGTTGTCAAGAACTACTTTGCTATGTTGATGTTAATAGAAATGTATAATGTATAATACATTCCTATGATCATGTTAGAGCTTACATTTGGACTTGCACTTTGGTAGAATGTCATCCGCCTTGACACAGGAACATTGTTTACTATCATATATCTTCCACTATCgagtattttaatatttttgctCTTTTGAAGTTAGAATTTATGTACTTTGATAGTTAGAACCAAAGCATGTATTCGATTTATTTTATGCTTGTTGATAAGACTTTAGAAACAGTTTAGTAAGTTTTAAATTTTGTTCGATGCTTGTTGTATTGAATGTTGGATGCCTTGTTTGGCAGAAATAATGTAAAAGGAGAACAATTAtgttaaaaaatttatttttgaagtGTTGCATTTGATTTTATACGGTGTTACATAATACTAAACATGATGTTGTATATTAATAAAAATGGTGTTGCAAATGACTAAAATTGGTGTTGTATTAGGCATTGTGAGACCCACCGCTGATGTTGCAAAGTGGGTCTTATTGCTGATATGGCAAAGTGGAGCCCACTGTTGACATGGAAAAATGGAGCCCACTATTGACTTGGCAAAATGATGTGTCACTTCCCACGTAGGACACAATTGTGATGTGGCTTCATTTTATGCAACACTAATTGTTGTTGTCATTGTACACTTTTACTGTTGCAAAAGACGCATAATGCAACGCTTTTCGGTGTTGAATAATTCGTTACCTTAGGGCTCTAAGGCCACGTCCATATTGGCAACCCCTGCCTGGTGTTTCCTATtaccttatgcaacaccatttaggccttatgcaactgtatagtaggggttgcctatgtgcacttatggtgTAGTGAGCAGTCGACTAACTATGTAACTTCAGAAGCTGCAGTTGCTATGGCACGGTATTCAGCCTCTGCAGATGAGTGTGAAACCGTAGACTATTTCTTGATTTGTGAGAATCAACAAATGAGGCCCAATCAGAATTTGAAAATGCTTGTAGAATGAATGTATCAGTTGCATTCAAAAATATGCCATGTCCAACCGAATTTTCAACATAGCATAAGGTATGACATAAAGCTTCAAAGTGAGGAACACGAGGTGTTTGCATGTACTGGCTGAGGGTCTGCACATCATAGGAAAGATCAGGTCTTGTATGAGTAAGGAAATTAAACTTCCCAACCAATAAACGGTAATGATCAGGACGTGAGTAATGTTTACAAGAAGTTGTTGGCAACTTTAAGTGTAATGTTAAAAGAGTAGACGTAGGTTTAGTAAGATTAAAATCACACTGCAGTAGGATGTCCTTAGTGAATTTTCGTTGATTGCGAATGATGCCCTCTTGGACGTAGCCAACCTCAATACCCAGGAAGTAATGAAGGATGCCCAAATCTTTAATTCTAAAGACACGATGAAGATGAAGTTTAAGGCTGGTAATCTCATTATAATTATCGCCAGTGATGATAATATCATCGACATAAACTGTCATAATGGTAATGGTGGAACCAAATTTCTTGACAAACATACTATAGTCATTCTTGGACTGATAGTAACCAAGATATATAAGTTTACTGGCAAGTTTTTCAAACCattttcgagaagcttgcttaaggccatacaACGATTTATGTAGGCGAAAGACTTGATTTGGTTTGTGAAAACTTCCTGGTGGAACTATCATATAGACCTCATCGGTCAAATCACCGTGTAGGAACGCGTTATTGACATCTAGCTGGTAAAATGTCCATTTTTTGCTAGCTTCTAATGCCAATAAACAGCATACAGAGCTCATTTTAATAACTGGAGAAAATGTCTCGCTGTAGTCGATACCATATTGCTGGGTAAAGCCTTTGGAAACCAGGAAAGTTTTGCAACGGTCAAGAGATCCATCAGTATTTAATTTGGTTATAAACCCATTTGCATCCGATTGAACGTTTATTATGAGGCAAATCAACCAGGTCCCACGTGTGATTGGCATTTAAAGCATTGATCTCTTTGGTCATGGCTTCGACCCATAATGGTTGTTTAGAAGCTTGTGTATAAAATGTAGGTTCAACTACGGACTCATGGTGAACATGAAAAGCTTTATGTGTACTAGGAATTTGATCATAACTAATAATATTACACCAGTGAGTTGATTGTATGATTAGAGAAGCAAGATTATAATGATAAGAAGTACGGTAAGATGGAGATTTATTTAGATGAGTAAAATGTCTGGTCGTAGAATTGTaggctgatcagtaggaacagGATGTGTGAGAGAATGAGTACTAACAGTTGGATCAAAACTTGACAAAAGAGAAGGTGACATGGTAGATGTTGACAAATTATTTTCAGAAGAGGGATTAGGTATTGGATTGGAAGTGGAAGAAGGTAAATCTTCATCGAATAAAGAGGGATGTGAAGAAATACTTAACGCAAGAACAAAAGTGGAGGAAAGAAATTGATTTTTTTGTCAGAGAATAATGGGCTAATATGTGGAGAGGGAAGTGATGTTCATAAAAAACAACATCACGTGAAACAAAAATCTTTGAATTGGTTAAATCCAGTACTTTATAGGCTTTCTGATGAGCTGGATAACCTATAAAGACACATGTCTTAGCACACGAGGAAAATTTAGTGCAATGAGCCTTAACAGTAGACACATAACAGAGACAACCATATACTCGTAGATTGTCTAACTGAGATGAAGTCTTGTAAAGTTTAAAAAATGGAGTGGCATTATCAATACTCTTCAATGGCATGCGATTTATCAAGTATGTTGCACATAAAATAGACTTACCCCAAAAGTGTGGTGGAAGATTAGACTAAAAATGTAGAACTTGTGCAGCTTTCAGTATATGGCGATGCTTACGTTCAACAACACCGTTTTGTTAAGGCGTATAGCTACAACTTGTTTGATGAAAAATCCCATtagattaaaaaatatatttttaaaccCCTTCAGTAAATTCCCTGGAATTATCTGAACGAATTGCCAAAACTTTAGTGGAAAATTGTCAATAAGAGCAGCCTGAGATGGTTTGACAGTATAAAGACCACTGTGAAGTTCACCAAGAAGCAGTGGTGGAGACTTCTAAGAGAGGTCCTGGAGATGGCAAGATTTAGCAGAGAAAATGATATTAGAATTCATGTCACGCAATCTATGAATAAACAACAGTGTATAATGAAATACAGGGACAAGGAGAACATTAGAAAGAGTGATTTTATCATTTAAAACCACTTTTCCAATATGAGTGGCCCGAATTTGACTTTCATCGGGAATGGTAATGGTACTATTTCTTTCAATGACAGGATTGAGAACAGCAAAATCATCTGGATAAGGGATGATGTGATCAGTGGCCCCATTATCTATAAACCAATCCTTGGTGGAAAATGACATCAAACAAACTTTACCTGCTAATAAAGCATGCCCAGATATGTCTTGATCTTGAGCAAAGATAGAATGACTTCCAAGTAACTGAAGCAAATGATTATATTGATCCACGAATATAAATGATGGAGTATCATGTGAATTAGTTGAAGTTGCAGGATTCTGATTCTGATCACCAGGAAGATCATCAGTCTGATCAACCATAGAAGACATGACATTTTGAGAAAGTGCTGAAACTTTCCCATCCATATTTTCTTTGAAACCAGGTGGAAAGCCATGAAGTTTAAATCATCTTTCAATACTATGTCAAGTCATCTTACAGTGTGTGCAGAAATAAGGTCTTCTAATGAAACCATTTTGACCATTAGGAGTACTCACGGATTCCCTGTTAGGTTGATTTAAAAATCTCTGAGCAGAAAACTGGGTATTTTCTGAAACCTAGAACCAAAGTAGTTATCTTGAAACCTTCTTCTATCAACCACAAAAGCCATTGTGTCACTCTGGGCAACCTGATTTGTCATTTCTTTATGATACTCTTCTTGAGCTACTAGTTTGTAAGCCTGAGTTACAGTTAGCATATGTGTCATCATTAGAATGTTTCCTCTGATTGCAGAAAAATTGTCATTCAACTTCATAAGAAACTGTAAAACCCTTTGTTTTTCTTGTATTCTACGAACTCTCCCAGTAAGATCACAACTGCACTTCTCACATGTGCAAGTTGGCAGTGGATAAACATCATCCATATTGTCCCAAATTATTTTCAATTTAGTGTAAAAATCAGGGACACTAAGTTGTCCTTGATGTGAATCATCCAACTTCTGTTCTGAAGTAGAAACCTGAGGCCTAGAGGCAAAGCCAAACCTTTCTTCTAGGTCTTTCCAAATTGTTCTAGCAGTTTTCAGAAACAACACACTCCTAGCTATGTTATCATCTAAGTTGAATAAAATCCAAGAAATCACGAGGTCATTACATCACTGCCAAGCTCTATATTAAAAAGAACTAACATCATTAGGTGCACTTATAGTGTCATTCACAAATAAAAGCTTATTCTTGGTTGATAGAGTCAACATCATACTTCGTTTTCAATTACTAAAACCTTCACCGTTGAATTTTACAGAAACAAGTTGATTCATAGATAAATCAGAAGGATGAATGTAAAAAATACTTGATGGATCTTGATTAGTTTGAGTAGATCTATTATTTGTATCGTTTTAATCATTTGGAGTAGAAGGTGTTGAAGCCATAACAATTAAACAATGAAATCGATCGCGAAGAAACAGAAGGAAGCAAAACAAAATTATAGAAATTAGATCAAAACAACTAACAAGATCTAAATAAAAAATCAAATATTGATTCACAAAAATCTGAGATTGAAACAAAGAGGTTGCCAAATATAATTGAAATCAATCAGAAAAACGCAGATCCTAAGAGATATTATCCGTAAACCAACACGAGAAATGCAATTTGTATGAACAGATCTAGATTATACTCAGATTCACAATAAATATGTATCAGGTTATGAAGAAAAGGATCAAGATACACCTGATTCGAGATTGATAATTGTAACTGCTTCGTTTTCTATAATCAGTAACGATGAAGTTTCAAATCACGACTGAAATCCAAAGAAAAACCGTACAAATCTTAGTGAAATATCAACAAAACGTGAAATCTCGCTTTGATATCATGTTATCTTCGTTGATCTGAATCATATTACTACTCTACATCATTGAAGTTTATGATCAAGAAAAACTACGCAAAGAATTAAAAGAGAGAACTCAGAAATCTATTCACGATATTGTGTCAAACTttacaaaaaagaaaaaaattactAGACTAATTTTATATTCTATTATATCTCTCTATATGTATCAATAATATGTCATGCCACGTGTATTTTTTGTTAAATGAGTGACATCACAATATGTAGATGGAATCTTCTAATGCAGAACTGGACTGATGAGTTGGAGATGCCGAGATATTAACCAATAGAGGCCACATAAAACAATATAAATATAGAATTGGTTGATACAATTAAATGATAAAGTCGATTACCTTACCATTTGGCATAAAAGTTACGGAATAAATTCAATTATAGCGTTCATAAACCAGATAATTTAGAATTAGAAATAGAATAATCAAACTGTGAGCTTGTTTATTATTGGAATTCAAATGATCTATTTGTTGTAATACTTTTTCATGTTATTTTTGTGTCTATTAAAGAAAAATTATGTAAAATTTAAGaatttatttattagttatttacaGGTTCTAGTTTATAATAAGTTTACTAGCACAATCTTTTTAACATTACCTATGAATTATACGCGATTATTCATGAACATATTCGTGAACAATATTTTAGTTTAATGAGAGAAACTCGAACAATAGTTTGAGGTTCTACATAAGTTTAACAGATTCAAAACTATTTAAGCATGAACATTCGATAATTGATCATAAAATCGTTGCCTTCAATTTTTTTGCCTTCATAATAATGTTACATATATATTTTGAAATACGGAATAGAtcatcatcatatcatcatcgtACCCAATAATACCGCTTAGGACGGTATCGGGGAGTTCATTAAATTAATCATTAGCAATAGTTATATTAATTTATCTAATAGAAATTATCAAAATACAATGGAAACAAATTGGGAGAACACCTTAAAAACAACATAACTCATAATCTACTATGTCTTATTTAAAGTAATCATAATGTGGAAGGCACTAGCTAGCTAGCTAATTACATTGTATTTACGTGTAACTATCTATCTGCATACTCGTTTGTGGACTAATTATTCAACTGCTAAAACTCAAAAAAGAACTTGCGTATTCTTCTCGTAGAGTGACATGATCATCCCTTTGACAGCCTCGAGCTCCAATTCGTATTCCCTTGTGCTTGTTTATTTTTAAACCGAATCAATATATAATTTCGAATGAATATAAACAAAATACGTATACTGCAGCTAAACTTTATTTATTCACATGTTCAGGTAGTTGAGGAAACCTAATTAGTGATTACCTAAGCTCTTATTTGAATAATTAGGTTAACATACTTAATGGTCGGTTCTCACTAATCATTTATCCTATTCTATTCCAATTATTGTGAGCATGGGCGGACCGTGGGCTGGGCTGGGGTTGGCTCCAGCCCAGGTCAAATTTTTAGAGCCCATTTAATTTTTAGTATAAATTTCAGGCACTTATACATCCATCCCAGGTAAGATTCTTTGAAGCCCGGTTAATATATATAAGCAGCCCAACAGATATTCAAGAATCAGGTCTATAAAATTTGGCAGCCCACTCAAATTCAAAGAATATATTACAATAAAAAAACAGGACTGCAAGAGCACTACAAAAGCAGGTCTTCCACGTGGGTGATTGTAACTACCCTCCTGCTTAAAAAACACAAACCAACCCCTGctacttttttaaaaaaatccccATCCTAGATTAAATATTTATCAAACAGTTCTTTTTCCTGCCACGTTCTGCCCCTGCCTGGTTTACTTTTCTTTCACAAAATCAATGTAAGTTTGTTAATTATATAGTTTAACTTTGTCGATTAgtttatttatatgtatatattctCTTTTAGTTTATAATTATATAAGGTATAAATTTAATGTAAGTGGTTAATTGTGAGAATCAATTGTCAATACGTCATATGTAATTAAATTAAATAGGTTAATCTTATTAGATAAAGTATTTGGAATGGGTAATTGTTGCTGGGAAAAAAAATTAGTTACTGTTGCTCTTTAAAATCTAAATTTGATCGGATACTAACGCCCTGAAATTATATATTTAAGTATCCATGTGCTCTTTAAAATTATAGACATTAtgaatttaaaattatatattttagtaTTTATGCGTTCTTTAAAATTGAAGACATTgtaaatttattatattaaagaaTTTTAATTTTGTTGTAGGAATCAAGGTCGGAAAAGAAAGACaatatttttcttattttcctACTTCCAATGCTACTCTTGCAAATACTCCTAGTGCTGCAGCTACTTCCCATGTTTCTCCTAATGTTACTTCCACGGCTATTTCTAATGCTACAGTTATTTGTACTGCTACCGTTGATCCTACAGCTACTGTCAGTATTACACCTATTACTAGTCATGATCTTCCTAGTGCTCCCGCTATAGCTACAGCTACTCCAAGTGCTCTTCCTACATCTACAACTAGTCCTATTGATCTTACATCTCTTGAACGCGACCCTGGTCTTCGTCGTCCTATTTGGAAGTATCCACCTAATGTTCATGATGATATTAGGCATAAATATATAAGACTTGGAGCATGTCAACCAAAACTACAGAAAGATCAATACCCCCCCCTACCGAGTTCGGAAATCAACGTCATCGATTTCAAGCATTTTGGTTCAACTCATGGTCCTGGCTAGAGTATTCTGTTTTAAAAGATGCTGCATTCTATTTTTCGTGTTTTCTATTTGAAAAGGATTCATCTTCACAACATGCATTTACTATTGATGGATTCAAGAATTGGAAAAGAGTTAATGATAATGAGAGATGTcctgtcttggtgcatattggaAAAGGTTATTCACCGCATAAAAAAAGCAACGAGTTCTCTTGACGGGTTGACCAATGTTACAAGACATATTGACAAGGTCATAAATTCTCAGTCATTGGAAGATGTAAAGAAGAATAGACTGCGCTTGAGAGCTACTATAGAGGTTGTCCGATACTTGAGTTTGCAAGCATGTGCATTACGGGGTCATGATGAATCATCGACTTCTCGTAACAGAGGTAATCTTATTGAGATAATCAATTTTTTTGGTAGACTAAGTGTTGATATTTCAAATTTTATC carries:
- the LOC141693140 gene encoding uncharacterized protein LOC141693140 isoform X2 — encoded protein: MAYGRLVDFLGEQKVGCATNINQNRILPLYKESAFYPYLVATTNWVLGKFSSCIPEDMSAHVYSSLFKALALLDMGDISCYPVRVPAAGTIAELIED
- the LOC141693140 gene encoding uncharacterized protein LOC141693140 isoform X1 — encoded protein: MAYGRLVDFLGEQKVGCATNINQNRILPLYKESAFYPYLVATTNWVLGKFSSCIPEDMSAHVYSSLFKALALLDMGDISCYPVRVPAAGTIAELIEVCGSVRGMS
- the LOC141693140 gene encoding uncharacterized protein LOC141693140 isoform X3, producing MAYGRLVDFLGEQKVGCATNINQNRILPLYKESAFYPYLVATTNWVLGKFSSCIPEDMSAHVYSSLFKALALLDMGDISCYPVRVPAAGTIAELIE